The Desulfobacteraceae bacterium genome contains a region encoding:
- a CDS encoding glucose 1-dehydrogenase — protein sequence MDFKLENQTAIVTGASRGIGRAIALKLGSLGAAVAVNYVHQAPQAEAVAAAIRETGGRAIAVCADVRKVAEIEGLFDRTVETFGGVNILVNNAGINFYREVAGLTEAEFDDIFAINVKGLFFSCQQAAKRLADGGSVVNISSSVTKLMLPGYGPYAATKGAVEQITRVLAKELGPRGIRVNAVSPGPVDTDLFRRGKTEEQIRQLAGMAAFGRIGAAADIAAAVALLVSDAAGWITGQTICVNGGFAA from the coding sequence ATGGACTTTAAACTCGAAAACCAAACGGCGATTGTCACCGGCGCCTCACGCGGCATCGGGCGGGCGATCGCCCTCAAGCTGGGGTCTCTGGGCGCTGCGGTGGCGGTCAACTATGTGCACCAGGCGCCCCAGGCCGAGGCAGTCGCAGCGGCCATTCGCGAAACCGGCGGGCGGGCGATCGCCGTCTGCGCCGATGTCCGCAAGGTGGCGGAAATCGAGGGGCTGTTTGACCGCACCGTCGAAACCTTCGGTGGGGTGAACATCCTGGTGAACAATGCCGGCATCAATTTTTACCGGGAGGTGGCCGGCCTGACGGAGGCGGAATTCGACGATATTTTCGCCATCAACGTCAAGGGGCTCTTTTTCTCCTGCCAGCAGGCCGCCAAAAGGCTGGCCGACGGTGGCTCGGTGGTCAACATCTCATCGTCGGTGACCAAGCTGATGCTGCCGGGCTACGGGCCGTATGCCGCCACCAAGGGGGCGGTGGAGCAGATCACCCGGGTACTGGCCAAGGAGCTCGGTCCGCGCGGGATTCGCGTCAACGCCGTCTCCCCCGGCCCGGTGGACACCGACCTGTTCCGCCGGGGCAAGACCGAGGAGCAGATCCGGCAGCTGGCCGGCATGGCCGCATTCGGCCGGATCGGCGCGGCTGCGGATATCGCCGCTGCGGTCGCGCTTCTGGTCAGCGATGCGGCCGGCTGGATCACCGGGCAGACGATCTGCGTCAACGGCGGCTTTGCGGCCTGA
- a CDS encoding radical SAM protein → MNTAALTFGPVPSRRLGRSLGINNIPPKTCSYGCVYCQVGRTTRMLIRRQPFFAPELILQKVREKVQRLTAAESRLDFMTFVPDGEPTLDVNLGRTIGLLKSLGYPVGVISNASLMADPSVHDDLAAADWVSLKVDAVADGVWRKIDRPHGKLELAPILEGIRTFSRIFQGRLVTETMLVAGLNDDRDNLEATARYLASVGPQTAYLAVPTRPPAEDWVRPPDEETLHQAYRLFKTDLPAVELLVAFEGEDFNATDEAGAELLAITAVHPMREDAALAFLEKAGKSAATLEDLLQRGLVKRVRYREAWFYLRRFSR, encoded by the coding sequence ATGAACACCGCTGCCTTGACCTTCGGACCGGTTCCCTCCCGGCGGCTGGGCCGCAGCCTGGGAATCAACAACATTCCGCCCAAAACCTGCTCCTATGGATGCGTCTACTGTCAGGTGGGCCGCACCACCCGGATGCTGATCCGCCGGCAGCCCTTCTTCGCGCCCGAATTGATTCTCCAAAAGGTGCGCGAAAAAGTCCAGCGGCTCACGGCTGCCGAGAGCCGCCTGGATTTCATGACCTTCGTGCCGGACGGCGAGCCGACGCTGGACGTCAACCTGGGGCGGACCATCGGGCTGTTGAAATCCCTGGGCTACCCGGTGGGGGTGATCAGCAATGCATCCCTGATGGCCGATCCCAGCGTGCATGACGACCTGGCCGCAGCCGACTGGGTCTCGCTGAAAGTCGACGCGGTGGCGGACGGGGTGTGGCGCAAAATCGACCGACCCCACGGCAAGCTGGAGCTGGCGCCGATTCTGGAGGGGATCCGAACATTCAGCCGGATTTTCCAGGGCCGCCTGGTGACCGAAACCATGCTGGTCGCGGGGCTCAACGATGACCGCGATAACCTGGAGGCCACCGCCCGCTACCTGGCCTCGGTGGGGCCGCAAACGGCCTACCTGGCCGTCCCCACCCGGCCGCCTGCCGAAGACTGGGTCCGGCCGCCCGACGAGGAGACCTTGCATCAGGCCTACCGCCTGTTCAAAACGGATCTCCCCGCCGTGGAACTCCTGGTGGCCTTCGAAGGGGAGGATTTCAACGCCACCGACGAGGCCGGGGCCGAACTGCTGGCCATCACCGCCGTACACCCCATGCGGGAGGATGCCGCGCTGGCCTTTCTGGAGAAGGCCGGAAAAAGTGCGGCGACCCTTGAAGACCTTCTGCAGCGGGGCCTGGTGAAGCGGGTGCGCTATCGCGAGGCGTGGTTTTACCTGCGGCGGTTTTCCCGCTGA
- a CDS encoding lactate racemase domain-containing protein — LPELVAVVVACLRRLGLVPFIIPAMGSHGRATAEGQAALLRELGVDEASAGAPVLSSMAVDSLGRLPTGAEIFCARDALAADHLVLLNRVKPHTAFRFRVESGLCKMLAVGLGKDQGAATLHKYGLARTLVPAAERILTHAPVLCGIAVVETARDEIHTLRLVRPEDFIAADAELLVTARALLPRIPVDDLDILLVDEMGKNISGTGIDPNVVGFWRRAGGERIPDYRTLIVLDLTRESHGNAVGIGMVDLTTRRVVDRIDIPATYTNALTTGIWTSARIPIHLETDRAVIEMALSKVPDPQQVRMVRIVNTRSLETFWASAALLPELRSLGSVAVAQRPLHLTFDAAGRLLPFGAPK, encoded by the coding sequence GGCTGCCCGAGCTTGTGGCCGTCGTGGTGGCATGTCTGCGCCGGCTGGGGCTCGTGCCCTTCATCATCCCGGCGATGGGGTCCCACGGGCGCGCGACAGCCGAGGGTCAGGCGGCCCTGCTGCGCGAGCTGGGGGTGGACGAAGCCTCCGCGGGCGCGCCGGTTCTCTCCAGCATGGCGGTGGACTCCCTGGGCCGGCTGCCCACCGGCGCCGAGATCTTTTGCGCGCGCGATGCTCTGGCCGCCGACCACCTCGTGCTGCTCAACCGGGTCAAGCCCCACACGGCCTTTCGCTTCCGGGTGGAGTCGGGGCTTTGCAAAATGCTGGCGGTGGGCCTGGGCAAGGACCAGGGGGCCGCCACCCTGCACAAATACGGCCTGGCCCGGACCCTGGTGCCGGCCGCGGAGCGCATTCTGACCCACGCCCCGGTGCTCTGCGGGATCGCCGTGGTGGAAACTGCCCGCGACGAGATCCACACCCTGCGCCTGGTCCGCCCCGAGGACTTCATTGCCGCCGATGCCGAGCTCTTGGTCACCGCGCGCGCGCTGCTTCCCCGCATTCCCGTGGATGATCTGGACATTCTGCTGGTGGACGAAATGGGCAAGAACATCAGCGGCACCGGTATCGACCCCAACGTGGTGGGCTTCTGGCGGCGCGCGGGCGGGGAGCGCATCCCCGACTATCGCACCCTGATCGTGCTGGATCTCACCCGGGAGTCCCACGGCAATGCGGTGGGGATCGGCATGGTCGACCTGACCACCCGGCGGGTGGTGGATCGGATCGATATCCCGGCAACCTACACCAACGCCCTCACCACCGGCATCTGGACCAGCGCGCGCATCCCGATTCATCTGGAAACCGACCGCGCCGTGATCGAAATGGCCCTCTCCAAGGTTCCCGACCCTCAGCAGGTGCGCATGGTGCGGATCGTCAACACCCGCAGTCTGGAGACTTTCTGGGCCTCGGCGGCGCTTTTACCCGAGCTGCGCTCACTGGGCAGCGTGGCTGTCGCCCAGCGGCCGCTGCACCTGACCTTTGACGCCGCAGGGCGCCTGCTGCCCTTCGGGGCGCCCAAATAA
- a CDS encoding nitroreductase family protein: MSLTIDPRTCTRCGTCVQICPAGIIAMKGPEELPAWVPGAARGCIRCGHCVAVCPEAALSLPFMTPEDLPAVKPELAVSADQMVQLVRSRRSIRVYRRKPVDPVLLTRMIDLARYAPTAKNLQPVRWLVVRERETVARLAGLVIAWMQGLVAANDGRFFPLPLLRGLAAEWAAGRDRICRSSPHLIVAYGAKNFPPALSGCLIALTTLELAAPAFGLGACWAGYFDLAANHHPPLTEALGLPDGHQSYGALMIGYPRFAYPRMPLRNPADITWR; the protein is encoded by the coding sequence ATGTCCCTCACCATCGACCCCCGGACCTGCACCCGCTGCGGAACCTGCGTCCAGATCTGCCCGGCCGGCATCATCGCCATGAAGGGTCCCGAGGAATTGCCGGCCTGGGTCCCCGGCGCCGCCAGGGGCTGCATCCGCTGCGGCCACTGCGTGGCGGTCTGCCCCGAGGCGGCCCTGTCCCTGCCTTTCATGACGCCGGAGGATCTGCCTGCAGTGAAGCCCGAGTTGGCCGTTTCGGCCGACCAGATGGTTCAGCTGGTCCGCTCGCGGCGCTCCATCCGGGTTTATCGGCGCAAGCCGGTCGACCCGGTGCTCTTGACCCGCATGATCGATCTGGCGCGTTACGCCCCCACCGCCAAGAATCTTCAGCCGGTCCGCTGGCTGGTGGTCCGCGAACGGGAAACGGTGGCGCGTCTGGCCGGGCTTGTGATCGCCTGGATGCAGGGTCTGGTGGCCGCCAATGATGGCCGCTTCTTTCCCCTGCCGCTGTTGAGGGGCCTGGCGGCCGAATGGGCGGCCGGCCGCGACCGCATCTGCCGCAGCTCCCCTCATCTGATCGTGGCCTACGGGGCGAAAAATTTTCCGCCGGCCCTCTCCGGCTGCCTGATCGCCCTCACGACCCTCGAGCTGGCTGCCCCGGCCTTCGGTCTGGGGGCCTGCTGGGCGGGTTATTTCGATCTGGCCGCCAACCACCACCCGCCCCTGACCGAGGCCCTGGGCTTGCCCGACGGCCACCAAAGCTACGGCGCCCTGATGATCGGCTATCCCAGATTCGCCTACCCGCGCATGCCGCTGCGAAACCCCGCGGACATCACCTGGCGCTGA